TATTCGCGCAGCGCCAGGAACGAGATCAGGCCGAAGAGCACGAGCGAGCCGGTCGGACCGACGACCAGCGTCAAGCCGAAGATGATGCACAGCACCCACCACGTGCGGATGCGCGCATTGAGATTGCCGATCGTCGCGCGCGCTGACGGCGCTCGGACCAGGGCTTTGATCGCTAAGCCGATGAGCGTAGCCAGCGCCAGCACGGCGAGGATGCCGCCGAACGCCCAGACCAGCTGCGGGTCGAAGCGCTGCCCAGCGAAGGTCATCGCGGCTGCAGCACGCACAGCGCGTCGCGCATCCGCGTGAGGAAGTGCTCCTTCGATTCCGCCGGCTCGATGAACGAGGCCGAACCAAGGGTGACTCGGCTGATAAACGGCACGGGTAAGAACTCTCCCTTCGGCAGGATACGGTTGAGGTTTTCGATGTAGGCGGGAATTAGCGAGAGCTCCGGCTTGCGCAGGCACAGGTAGTAGAGCCCGCTCTTGAATGCGCCGACGACCTCGCCGGTGCCGCGCGTGCCCTCCGGAAAGATGATCAGCGAATACCGATCGCCCATCTCAACTGCGATGCGGTCGATCGTGTCACGAGCGCTGACCTCGCGGCTCGCCCCGCCCTGGCCGCGCGGTATCAGAATCGCGTTGAACACGTCTACGGCCATCGCGCGGCGCAGCCCGCGTTCCCAATAGTCTTGCGCGGCGACGGGCCGCGTCTGCTTCCGTAGCCTGCGCGGCAACGACGACCACAGCACGACGAAGTCGAGATGGCTGGTATGATTCGCGAAAAAGATGCTCTGCCGTTCGGGCGGCGTTCCATCACGCCAGGTCACCTGCACGCCGCTGATCAGCCGTGCGCCGGCGGCGATGATGCCCGCGAAAGGCGCCAGATTCAACGCGCGTTGACCTCGGCGACGATGCGCAGCGTGCGCCGCAGGAGCGTGACGAGCGACCCGATCGCCACGATCACGAGCGCGAGCGCGACGATCTGGCCGCGCCAACCCAGCAGCGGCTCGAAGACCGAGAGCACGCAGGCGACGGTCATCACCGCCATGCGCTGCGGCTTGGCCAGCGGGCCGATGAAGTAGTGCCGCGCGCCCATCGACGCGCCGAGCACGCGCGCATACGCGGTGAGCACTGCGAGCACGCCGGCGATCCACCCCAGCTCGCGCCCCCATGTGAAGGCGGTGAGAGAGTAGCCCGCGCCGACCAAGATCGCGAGGTCCGCAAAACGATCCGGCATGTCGTTGAAGAGCTCGCCGTGCGGCGTCCGGTGTCCGCCCTCGACTGCGACCATGCCGTCGAGCATGTTGCACAACAGGCGCAGCTGGATCAGCGCGGCCGCCGCGAGGAGCTCGATCGCGCGCGCGACGCCGAAGCTCTGCCCGCTCGCCCACAGCGCGGCCGCAGCGCCGACCGCGAAGACGAGACTCGCTATCGAGATCGCGTCGGGAGAGATATGCGCGGCGTTGAGCGCACGCGCCAGCGCCTTCGCCCACCCGCGCTCCCGCGTCGCGAGCGGACGGCGCTTGGGATCAGGCGTCAAAGCGATCCGTCATCAACGTGTCGCTAGGAATGGGCGGAAGCAGACCTGCTGGTCCAAGCGCGTTGCGACCGGGCCAAAAGCCAACGTGTGCGCGGCTTGGCTCAGTTGGCCCATCGGCACAACCGCGCGGCCGAATTGATCCGCCTTCGCATACTGCGGCTCGGCGCCATCCAGGCTCCAGAAGAGTCTTTTTTGTTTTTCATCGAGCATCACGAACACACCGTCCGATCGGGTGGGCCGCAGTTCTAGCGCGGTGAGCCAAACTGAGGCCGATTCGGGAACTATCATCGCGGACTTGCAGGCGACGACGTCGCTACTCGCGTCGAACCAGGCACGCTTCCAATCGAGAGAGGTTGCGAAGTCCACGCCGCAATGGTAGTCGTCGTAATCGGCGACGCGCGGAAGATATCCTGAGGGATTGAGGCCCGGCGGAGCCGTGTCCATGACGTCGCGATCGTGCGACGCTTCGCTTCCCGTGAATACGATGACGTCAGAGCTGCGCTTGCCGCTATCCAGCCCGAACTCGAAGCGCAGGCCGAGCATGCGGTATTGGCTCGGCGCAACCTTCGCGAGGTCCGCACTGAGCTGCATCTTAGTTTGCTCCGAGACGAGTTTCGGATCGTTAAACATAAAGTCGGTGCCGAGGTAGCATGACTTTAGTTGAACGGGCGAAGCCGGCTGACTGATCGGAGCCGGCATCGACGTCAGGTGTGCGCTCAAGGGCGCAACCTGTGCAGCGAATGCCACGATCGTCAACGCAACCTCCGCGACGAACGTCCGGCGCTTATTCACGCTCTCGCAGGCTCCTCGAAGAAAAAGGCCCTGCATACGCTGGGCGCTTTTTCGTTAGCTTAAAAGGGTCCTCTAAGAGCCTAGACGTGGCTCTTGCGTCTACTCTTATTCTTATCGACGTGCAGCAGCATATATTCGTAGAAGTTCACGCAGCAGGGGCGCCGTTTTCCCTCAGCAAGCTGTTCGATCGTTCGCGTGATCCGGCGGCCTCGTGTCTCGGGTGTCTTGGCTCCCTCGATCCAGCGAACCCAGTCGCGCTGGGCGAGCGTCGCGAGGTCCTTCCACAACGCTTGGGCCGCGTGAGATGCGGCGAAGGCGGCGCGGAGATCGGCTGGGATTTTGAGCTTCGGCTCGGGTCCTAAGATGGCGAGACTCACCGTGTCGCCGACGCCGGCACCGGAGCCCGCGAGCATCGCTTTGTTCACGCGCAGCGAGCTACTTCCGGACGCGTTCGTGTCTATCGGCGCTCGGAAGGGATGACCGTTAATAGTGCCTTCGATCGTAGCCATCCCGCGCAGTTTCTTACCGACCGCTTCCGGGACGTTCAGCGCGGTCGAGGAACTGCTCTTCGCCGCTTGCGAATGCCGAGCGAGCCGCGCCTTGAAGCGCAGCACCGCCGGGCCGTCGCTAAAACGGGATCTCGTCTTCGAGCTCGTCGCCGACGTTGTCGGACCCACCGGCGGCCGGCGCCTGCGCCGGTGCTTGGCTTCGGCCGCCGCCGTTGTATCCGCGGTCACCCGAGTCGGCGTCGTCGCGGCGCGACGAGAGCATCTGCATGCCCGAGATCACGACCTCGGTCGCGGTTCGGCGGATCGGCTGGCCGCTCTCGTCCTTGAGCTTCGTATCGTCGTACGAGCGGATCGAGAGCCGGCCCTCGACGAGCACCGGGCTACCCTTCTTGAGATAGGTGTTGCAAGTCTCAGCGAGCCGCTCCCAGGCGACGATGTCCACGTACATCGTGTCTTCGGGCTTGGCGTCGCGCTTGTTCGGATTCACGGCGATGCGAAACTTCGTGACTGCCGATCCGGAGTTGACGTAGCGTATCTCCGGATCGCGTGTCAGGTTTCCGACCAAGATCACCCTGTTGA
The sequence above is drawn from the Candidatus Binatia bacterium genome and encodes:
- a CDS encoding YdeI/OmpD-associated family protein encodes the protein MLRFKARLARHSQAAKSSSSTALNVPEAVGKKLRGMATIEGTINGHPFRAPIDTNASGSSSLRVNKAMLAGSGAGVGDTVSLAILGPEPKLKIPADLRAAFAASHAAQALWKDLATLAQRDWVRWIEGAKTPETRGRRITRTIEQLAEGKRRPCCVNFYEYMLLHVDKNKSRRKSHV
- a CDS encoding CDP-alcohol phosphatidyltransferase family protein, whose amino-acid sequence is MTPDPKRRPLATRERGWAKALARALNAAHISPDAISIASLVFAVGAAAALWASGQSFGVARAIELLAAAALIQLRLLCNMLDGMVAVEGGHRTPHGELFNDMPDRFADLAILVGAGYSLTAFTWGRELGWIAGVLAVLTAYARVLGASMGARHYFIGPLAKPQRMAVMTVACVLSVFEPLLGWRGQIVALALVIVAIGSLVTLLRRTLRIVAEVNAR
- a CDS encoding lysophospholipid acyltransferase family protein produces the protein MNLAPFAGIIAAGARLISGVQVTWRDGTPPERQSIFFANHTSHLDFVVLWSSLPRRLRKQTRPVAAQDYWERGLRRAMAVDVFNAILIPRGQGGASREVSARDTIDRIAVEMGDRYSLIIFPEGTRGTGEVVGAFKSGLYYLCLRKPELSLIPAYIENLNRILPKGEFLPVPFISRVTLGSASFIEPAESKEHFLTRMRDALCVLQPR
- the ssb gene encoding single-stranded DNA-binding protein codes for the protein MSASFNRVILVGNLTRDPEIRYVNSGSAVTKFRIAVNPNKRDAKPEDTMYVDIVAWERLAETCNTYLKKGSPVLVEGRLSIRSYDDTKLKDESGQPIRRTATEVVISGMQMLSSRRDDADSGDRGYNGGGRSQAPAQAPAAGGSDNVGDELEDEIPF